A window of Rhododendron vialii isolate Sample 1 chromosome 11a, ASM3025357v1 contains these coding sequences:
- the LOC131308208 gene encoding uncharacterized protein LOC131308208 — MATLSSSLWFYPLPLPSPHPPYPPSLAFLPRLPSKSPRQIRFLRTVVLASSAASFDDLSSKNENPRSKKSVLLNVIQEIEPLDASLIQKDVPLMTIDAMKRTISGMLGLLPSDQFQVSIEAVWEPLSKLLVSSMMTGYTLRNAEYRLCLERNLDIYEGGTETLKPEDSKPEGPTMLLDDKRRVELSRKDEKSENIGVEGLGEITPAAQQYIRNLQSRLSSVKKELHEVKRKSAALQMQQFVGEEKNDLLDYLRSLEPEKVAELSEPTCPELKEAIHSIVHGLLATLSPKMHSKAPPSENISTGIGNIGTDEDCIDLVENAALQYQPLISLTRDYLARLLFWCMLLGHYLRGLEYRVELTGLLSLPSNVENSEASERL; from the exons ATGGCTaccctctcctcctccctctgGTTCTATCCTCTTCCTCTGCCCTCTCCACACCCTCCTTATCCTCCTTCCTTAGCTTTCCTTCCCCGGCTACCTTCGAAAAGCCCTAGACAGATTCGATTCCTAAGAACAGTCGTTCTAGCTTCGTCAGCGGCTTCTTTCGACGATCTCTCCTCCAAAAACGAAAATCCACGCTCAAAG AAATCAGTTCTCTTGAATGTGATACAAGAGATAGAGCCTCTGGATGCGAGCCTAATTCAAAAAGATGTTCCACTCATGACTATAGATGCTATGAAGAGGACTATTTCGGGCATGTTGGGTTTACTTCCATCTGACCAATTTCAAGTTTCAATTGAGGCTGTATGGGAACCTCTCTCCAAGTTATTGGTTTCTTCAATGATGACGGG GTATACATTACGTAATGCTGAGTATAGACTTTGCCTTGAAAGGAACCTTGATATATATGAAGGAGGTACTGAAACACTAAAACCAGAAGATTCAAAACCTGAAGGGCCAACAATGTTGCTGGACGATAAGAGAAGAGTTGAATTATCTAGAAAAGATGAGAAATCTGAAAATATTGGTGTTGAAGGTCTTGGGGAAATCACTCCTGCAGCTCAACAGTATATTCGGAATTTGCAATCTCGTTTGTCTTCTGTGAAAAAG GAGCTTCATGAAGTCAAGAGGAAAAGTGCAGCTCTTCAAATGCAACAGTTTGTTGGGGAGGAAAAGAATGATTTGCTGGACTACTTGAGATCACTTGAGCCAGAAAAG GTCGCCGAGTTATCAGAACCAACATGCCCTGAGTTGAAGGAAGCGATCCACTCCATAGTACATGGTCTACTTGCAACTCTTTCTCCCAAGATGCATTCCAAGGCACCTCCATCAGAAAACATCTCAACCGGAATTGGAAACATTGGTACTGATGAAGATTGCATTGATCTTGTGGAGAATGCAGCACTTCAATACCAGCCCCTTATTTCATTGACCCGAGACTATCTTGCTCGTCTTCTGTTTTG gTGTATGCTGTTGGGACACTACCTGAGAGGCCTTGAGTACCGCGTGGAGCTTACaggacttctctctcttccaagcAATGTAGAAAATAGCGAAGCTAGTGAAAGGTTATGA
- the LOC131307639 gene encoding putative pentatricopeptide repeat-containing protein At3g08820: MLSLFPHPLPLLLRSKHHLSFHFHSLPSNSTPHSFTNLSNLLQGRIPHSHLLRIHAHIILVGAEQDNLIATRLIGHYPSQSALKVFHQLQSPNIYPSNAVIRVLAEEGFCSDAFFVFRTLKSRSVSPNGLTFSFLFKACFPVCDALCVGQIHNHVVKCGLARDCFVCNGLVSVYARGVKDLVSARKVFDEMPERIMVCWTSLITGYARSAQHEEVLKLILSMVQEGLRPEDDTMVGLLSVCSNLEIVEIENWIRVLSELIDGLRYNNLTNDWVNTVLVYLYGKWGKMDKSRERFDQIADTSKRSVVPWNAILNAYVQNGSPSEALSLFGLMMECHYCRPNHITVVSVLSSCAQIGDLDRGMWVHDYLKAEGRKGILARNTKVATGLIDMYSKCGNLVKAREVFDQMLTKDVVSINAMIMGLASNGKGEDALRLFSKVKDFGLRPDAGTFIGVLCACCHSGLLENGRQIFLEMSQGFSVPPKLEHYACYIDILARMGLVEEALEVVNSMPFEPNDIVWGALLGGCLLHNRSELALYISKMLVKLDPQNCAGYVMLSNLFAADCRWVDVSGVRWFMREKGMKKQPGCSWISVNGIVHEFLVGSQSHPQADTICRTLDGLVKEMKLANSVGSS; this comes from the coding sequence ATGCTTTCTTTATTTCCCCACCCTCTACCTCTCCTCCTAAGGTCCAAACACCACCTTTCTTTCCACTTCCACTCTCTTCCTTCCAATTCAACCCCTCACAGTTTCACCAACCTCTCCAACCTCTTACAAGGCCGCATTCCTCACTCTCATCTCCTCCGAATCCACGCCCACATAATTCTCGTGGGCGCAGAGCAAGACAACCTCATAGCCACCCGTCTCATCGGCCACTACCCATCGCAGTCCGCTCTAAAAGTATTCCACCAATTACAGTCGCCCAACATATACCCTTCCAATGCAGTCATCAGGGTCTTGGCTGAAGAGGGTTTTTGCTCCGATGCTTTCTTTGTCTTCAGAACATTAAAATCGCGGTCGGTCTCGCCCAATGGGCTGACGTTTTCGTTCCTCTTTAAGGCCTGTTTTCCGGTTTGTGATGCCCTTTGTGTAGGACAGATTCATAACCATGTTGTGAAATGCGGTTTGGCGCGTGATTGTTTCGTTTGCAATGGTCTAGTTAGTGTTTATGCAAGGGGTGTAAAAGATTTGGTGTCGGCGCGTaaggtgtttgatgaaatgcctgAGAGGATTATGGTTTGTTGGACATCTTTGATAACTGGGTATGCCCGGTCAGCTCAGCACGAGGAAGTTCTAAAGCTTATTTTATCGATGGTTCAGGAGGGCCTGAGGCCAGAAGATGATACTATGGTTGGTCTTTTGTCCGTTTGTTCGAATCTTGAGATTGTAGAAATTGAGAATTGGATTAGAGTCTTATCCGAACTTATTGATGGTCTTCGTTATAATAATTTGACTAATGACTGGGTTAATACCGTTCTTGTTTATTTGTATGGGAAATGGGGGAAGATGGACAAAAGCAGAGAAAGATTTGACCAGATTGCCGACACTAGTAAAAGAAGTGTGGTTCCTTGGAATGCTATATTGAATGCTTATGTCCAAAATGGTTCTCCTTCTGAGGCTTTGAGTCTTTTTGGCCTGATGATGGAGTGTCATTATTGTAGACCCAACCATATTACTGTGGTTAGTGTGCTTTCATCTTGTGCTCAAATTGGAGATTTAGACCGTGGAATGTGGGTTCACGATTACTTAAAGGCTGAAGGGAGGAAAGGTATTCTTGCTCGTAACACAAAAGTAGCCACTGGTTTGATAGACATGTATTCTAAATGTGGGAATTTGGTAAAGGCGAGAGAGGTTTTCGACCAGATGTTAACGAAAGATGTTGTCTCGATCAATGCTATGATAATGGGTCTTGCATCAAATGGTAAAGGAGAGGATGCATTAAGGCTTTTCTCCAAAGTTAAAGATTTCGGTTTGCGTCCTGATGCAGGAACCTTCATTGGCGTTCTTTGCGCATGCTGTCACTCAGGCTTACTGGAGAATGGCCGTCAGATTTTCTTGGAAATGAGCCAAGGCTTTTCTGTCCCCCCTAAATTAGAACATTATGCTTGCTATATAGATATCCTTGCACGGATGGGTCTTGTTGAAGAAGCGCTCGAAGTTGTTAACTCCATGCCTTTTGAGCCTAATGATATCGTGTGGGGGGCTTTGCTTGGGGGTTGCTTGCTCCACAATCGATCAGAGTTGGCTCTATATATTTCCAAAATGCTTGTCAAGTTGGACCCTCAAAATTGTGCAGGCTATGTAATGTTGTCAAATCTGTTTGCAGCTGATTGTCGATGGGTGGATGTCTCAGGGGTGCGGTGGTTTATGCGGGAAAAGGGCATGAAGAAGCAGCCAGGGTGTAGTTGGATCAGTGTCAACGGGATTGTGCACGAATTTCTTGTGGGCTCCCAATCACATCCACAGGCTGATACCATTTGTCGTACATTGGATGGATTGGTGAAGGAAATGAAGTTGGCAAATTCCGTAGGTAGTTCATAG
- the LOC131307161 gene encoding uncharacterized protein LOC131307161 has product MAPYEAMYGQPCRSPIYWTKVREDALLGSELVRETTEKLCRGIIRVGKKGKLSPRYIGPFEILAQIGEVAYRLVLPPKFTMSSTFLCYRNIWPIPPICSIGRKSLWTGIRSLKSNWILPSLQKIQNPLYCLLFPILVPRTHTHSAERERERESSVRGERRQPYLRPAVPTTGAASPPAAITTNRAHLQPSSIRRSSNRRRSSSHHHHQALIIITTTTDQHLPPPSNPSPAGHHCHWSHLHCRAHHHHRPSSEPPPSLSKPRFAGQKVPKMEQKCSYDSIKFNPNEEEAENHGFCTHSRSD; this is encoded by the exons ATGGCCCCTTATGAAGCAATGTATGGACAACCATGTCGATCGCCCATCTATTGGACCAAGGTTAGAGAAGACGCTCTGCTTGGATCTGAGCTAGTTCGAGAAACTACTGAGAAG CTGTGCCGTGGGATCATTCGAGTTGGCAAGAAAGGGAAATTATCGCCTCGCTACATTGGACCGTTCGAAATCTTGGCGCAAATTGGAGAAGTAGCATATCGCCTCGTTTTACCGCCAAAGTTCACAATGTCTTCGACGTTTCTATGCTACAGAAATATATGGCCCATTCCACCCATATGCTCGATTGGGAGAAAGTCACTTTGGACAGGGATACGATCTTTGAAGAGCAACTG GATATTACCCTCCctccaaaaaatccaaaacccattatATTGCCTTCTTTTTCCAATTCTTGTTCCcaggacacacacacactcggcagagagagagagagagagagagagcagcgtgagaggagagaggaggcagCCATACCTCCGACCGGCCGTCCCCACCACCGGAGCAGCATCACCTCCTgccgccatcaccaccaaccGAGCCCACCTCCAGCCGAGCTCCATCCGCCGATCCTCCAACCGGCGCCGCTCGTCctctcaccatcaccaccaagctctcatcatcatcaccaccaccaccgatcaGCACCTCCCACCACCGAGCAACCCATCACCAGCCGGCCATCACTGCCACTGGAGCCATCTCCACTGCCGTgctcaccatcaccaccgcccGAGCTCCGAACCGCCGCCGTCTCTTTCCAAACCCCGTTTTGCCGGACAAAAG gtaccgaAGATGGAACAGAAGTGTTCGTACGATTCGATCAAGTTCAACCCtaatgaggaagaagctgaaaaccatGGTTTCTGTACacatagtcgctctgattaa
- the LOC131308302 gene encoding probable indole-3-acetic acid-amido synthetase GH3.1, whose protein sequence is MAVDSALESPLGPAACEKDAKALRFIEEMTRNADSVQEKVLGEILSRNAKTEYLQRFNLFGATDRETFKSTIPMVKYEDLQPDIQRIANGDRSAILSAHPISEFLTSSGTSAGERKLMPTIKEELDRRQLLYSLLMPVMNLYVPGLDKGKGLYFLFVKSETKTPSGLLARPVLTSYYKSEHFKTRPYDPYNVYTSPNEAILCSDSFQSMYTQMLCGLLERQQVLRVGAVFASGLLRAIRFLQLNWPELAHDIRTGTLNPKITDPSLRETMSRMLKSDPDLADFVTEACSRDNWEGIITRIWPNTKYLDVIVTGAMAQYIPTLDYYSCGLPKACTMYASSECYFGLNLNPMSKPSEVSYTIMPNMAYFEFLPHDPNSSTASRKLVDLADVEVEKEYELVITTYAGLCRYRVGDILRVTGFHNSAPQFHFVRRKNVLLSIDADKTDEAELQKAVDNASELLREFKTSVVEYTSFADTRTIPGHYVIYWELLVKESEESPDDDVLSKCCLAMEESLNSVYRQGRVADNSIGPLEIRVVKSGTFEELMDYAISRGASINQYKVPRCVSFTPIMELLDSRVVSAHFSPALPHWTPERRR, encoded by the exons ATGGCTGTTGATTCGGCATTGGAATCTCCTCTGGGTCCGGCGGCGTGTGAGAAGGATGCGAAGGCGCTTCGGTTCATCGAAGAGATGACTCGAAACGCGGATTCGGTTCAAGAGAAGGTTTTGGGCGAGATACTGAGCCGGAACGCCAAAACGGAGTATCTCCAGCGATTCAATCTCTTTGGGGCGACCGATCGGGAGACCTTCAAATCCACGATTCCGATGGTTAAGTACGAAGATCTTCAACCTGATATTCAAAGGATCGCTAACGGCGACCGTTCCGCTATCTTGTCGGCTCATCCCATCTCTGAATTCCTCACAAG CTCTGGGACTTCAGCCGGTGAAAGAAAGCTCATGCCCACCATTAAGGAAGAGTTGGACCGTCGTCAGCTGCTATACAGCCTTCTCATGCCTGTGATGAACCT CTATGTTCCGGGTTTGGACAAGGGCAAGGGGCTGTACTTCTTGTTTGTGAAGTCCGAAACAAAGACCCCGAGCGGGCTTCTGGCTCGTCCGGTTCTCACAAGCTACTACAAGAGCGAACACTTCAAGACCCGACCCTACGACCCATACAACGTCTACACCAGTCCGAACGAAGCGATTCTCTGCTCCGACTCGTTCCAGAGCATGTACACCCAGATGCTGTGCGGCCTTCTGGAGCGCCAACAAGTCCTCCGCGTCGGGGCCGTGTTTGCCTCGGGCCTGCTCCGCGCcatccggttcctccaactcaATTGGCCCGAACTCGCCCACGACATCCGCACCGGAACCCTCAACCCAAAAATTACCGACCCGTCACTCCGGGAAACCATGTCTAGGATGCTAAAATCCGACCCGGATCTCGCGGACTTTGTTACGGAGGCGTGCTCAAGGGACAATTGGGAGGGAATCATCACTAGAATTTGGCCCAACACAAAGTACTTGGACGTGATTGTTACCGGGGCTATGGCCCAGTACATTCCGACCCTCGACTACTACAGCTGCGGTTTACCCAAGGCTTGCACCATGTACGCTTCGTCGGAGTGCTATTTCGGGCTCAATCTAAACCCCATGTCGAAACCCTCGGAAGTCTCGTACACCATCATGCCCAACATGGCCTACTTCGAGTTCCTGCCCCACGACCCCAACTCATCAACCGCGTCGCGGAAACTCGTCGACCTCGCTGACGTGGAAGTGGAAAAGGAATACGAGCTCGTGATCACCACCTACGCGGGGCTGTGCCGGTACCGAGTCGGCGATATCCTCCGGGTCACCGGGTTCCACAACTCAGCCCCGCAGTTCCACTTCGTCCGCCGGAAGAACGTGCTGCTCAGCATCGACGCGGACAAGACTGACGAGGCCGAGCTGCAGAAGGCGGTGGACAACGCCTCCGAGCTGCTGCGCGAGTTCAAGACGAGCGTGGTCGAGTACACGAGCTTCGCCGACACTAGGACGATCCCGGGTCACTACGTGATCTACTGGGAGCTGCTTGTAAAGGAGTCGGAGGAGTCACCGGACGATGACGTGCTGAGCAAGTGCTGTTTAGCTATGGAGGAGTCGCTCAACTCGGTGTACAGGCAGGGCCGGGTCGCGGACAACTCCATCGGGCCGCTGGAGATACGGGTGGTCAAGAGCGGGACGTTCGAGGAGCTCATGGATTATGCCATATCGAGAGGGGCGTCCATTAACCAGTATAAGGTGCCGAGGTGTGTTAGCTTCACTCCCATCATGGAGCTGCTCGACTCGAGAGTGGTGTCGGCCCATTTTAGTCCGGCATTGCCGCATTGGACTCCGGAACGCCGCCGGTGA
- the LOC131307829 gene encoding pumilio homolog 12-like isoform X2, which yields MERRGGGGEEEKEPEWLTVQEDCLAKEDDAVHLEWIPVENHPPENHQFFDPANLSFSQGNYLPSSFKNHPIRLYQPEINPYCPANYQNTYSLNGNPSLSNTLYDPNLEAYFSRLNLDPYDQRPSSRSSNDMGFPSPQIRDDDLLRMRVESSVRGQTGLCFDHQNIIQENFLDDFGLQNFGYNYLPNGGRNRNSARNRYPSTIMPHRNQNSAQSANLNSNFGRFGVGLGADNSSFLGYSSSSSLHIDHLLKLFTLEELRGNIFLLAKDRDGSKFLWGKIKERKPKDVEMIFLEVRDRASDLMVDQIGNDFIRKFFEVCDQQQITQMLLLLVLSDENLMGVCCDLHGTRAMQKLVKQITTKEQRRLVVSAVSPFAINLTKNQYGCHVIQDCVQSFPSEDNRRIFRVVAENCVGIGMDKNGCRVLQKCLDYAQGEAKEHLMAEIAANASVLSESQYGNYVVQCILEMRIPHVTAGVLEQLAGSYVSLSMNKYGSNVVERCIKLSGEDQVAQIISEMIADPNFLGVLQDPFGNYVAQSALEKSKSHPYGKRVLAMTKSRAANHRR from the exons AtggagagaagaggaggaggaggagaagaagaaaaagaacccGAATGGCTCACCGTCCAAGAAGATTGCTTAGCGAAAGAAGACGATGCCGTCCATCTTGAATGGATCCCCGTCGAAAATCATCCACCGGAAAACCACCAGTTTTTTGATCCGGCCAACTTGTCGTTCTCGCAGGGAAACTACCTTCCATCGTCGTTCAAAAACCACCCTATTCGTCTCTATCAGCCGGAAATCAATCCTTACTGTCCCGCCAATTATCAGAATACGTATTCTCTCAATGGAAACCCTAGTCTTTCCAACACCCTTTATGATCCAAATCTTGAAGCTTATTTCAGTCGTCTAAATCTGGATCCTTATGATCAGAGGCCTAGTTCTCGGTCTTCTAACGACATGGGTTTTCCTTCTCCTCAGATTAGAGATGATGATTTGCTGAGAATGAGAGTTGAATCCTCAGTACGAGGACAAACGGGTTTGTGCTTTGATCACCAAAATATCATTCAAGAGAATTTCTTGGATGATTTTGGACTCCAAAATTTTGGCTACAATTATTTGCCAAATGGAGGGCGAAATCGTAATTCAGCAAGGAACAGGTACCCATCAACAATCATGCCTCATAGGAATCAAAACAGTGCTCAATCTGCTAATTTAAATAGCAATTTTGGAAGATTCGGCGTTGGCTTAGGAGCCGATAATTCGAGTTTTTTGGGctattcttcttcctcttctttgcATATTGATCATTTGTTGAAGCTCTTCACCCTAGAAGAATTAAggggaaatatttttttgttggctAAGGATAGAGATGGGAGTAAATTTTTGTGGGGAAAGATCAAGGAGAGGAAGCCCAAAGAtgttgagatgatttttttggaagtcAGGGATCGCGCGAGCGATTTGATGGTTGACCAAATCGGGAATGATTTCATTCGGAAGTTTTTTGAAGTTTGTGATCAGCAACAGATTACCCAAATGCTTCTTCTTCTGGTCCTCAGTGATGAGAACCTCATGGGTGTGTGTTGTGATTTGCACGG AACTCGTGCTATGCAAAAATTGGTTAAACAGATCACTACAAAGGAGCAAAGACGCTTGGTTGTATCTGCTGTGTCGCCATTCGCGATAAACTTGACGAAGAACCAGTATGGTTGTCATGTGATTCAAGATTGTGTGCAATCCTTCCCTAGCGAGGATAACAGG CGTATTTTTCGAGTAGTAGCAGAAAACTGTGTTGGAATTGGGATGGATAAAAACGGGTGTCGTGTATTGCAAAAATGTCTTGATTATGCTCAAGGAGAAGCCAAGGAGCATCTCATGGCTGAAATTGCAGCAAATGCTTCAGTCCTTTCAGAAAGCCAATATGG AAACTATGTTGTGCAATGTATACTAGAAATGAGGATACCCCATGTTACGGCGGGTGTGTTGGAGCAATTGGCAGGGAGTTATGTGTCTCTTTCCATGAACAAATATGGGAGTAACGTGGTGGAGAGGTGTATAAAACTGTCAGGAGAAGATCAGGTTGCACAAATTATCAGTGAGATGATTGCGGATCCAAATTTCTTGGGTGTGCTTCAGGATCCTTTCGGAAACTATGTGGCTCAATCCGCACTAGAGAAATCGAAG
- the LOC131307162 gene encoding uncharacterized protein LOC131307162, with protein sequence MAPYEAMYGQPCRSPIYWTKVREDALLGSELVRETTEKKYMAHSTHMLDWEKVTLDRDTIFEEQLDTHTLGRERERERESSVRGERRQPYLRPAVPTTGAASPPAAITTNRAHLQPSSIRRSSNRRRSSSHHHHQALIIITTTTDQHLPPPSNPSPAGHHCHWSHLHCRAHHHHRPSSEPPPSLSKPRFAGQKVPKMEQKCSYDSIKFNPNEEEAENHGFCTHSRSD encoded by the exons ATGGCCCCTTATGAAGCAATGTATGGACAACCATGTCGATCGCCCATCTATTGGACCAAGGTTAGAGAAGACGCTCTGCTTGGATCTGAGCTAGTTCGAGAAACTACTGAGAAG AAATATATGGCCCATTCCACCCATATGCTCGATTGGGAGAAAGTCACTTTGGACAGGGATACGATCTTTGAAGAGCAACTG gacacacacacactcggcagagagagagagagagagagagagagcagcgtgagaggagagaggaggcagCCATACCTCCGACCGGCCGTCCCCACCACCGGAGCAGCATCACCTCCTgccgccatcaccaccaaccGAGCCCACCTCCAGCCGAGCTCCATCCGCCGATCCTCCAACCGGCGCCGCTCGTCctctcaccatcaccaccaagctctcatcatcatcaccaccaccaccgatcaGCACCTCCCACCACCGAGCAACCCATCACCAGCCGGCCATCACTGCCACTGGAGCCATCTCCACTGCCGTgctcaccatcaccaccgcccGAGCTCCGAACCGCCGCCGTCTCTTTCCAAACCCCGTTTTGCCGGACAAAAG gtaccgaAGATGGAACAGAAGTGTTCGTACGATTCGATCAAGTTCAACCCtaatgaggaagaagctgaaaaccatGGTTTCTGTACacatagtcgctctgattaa
- the LOC131307829 gene encoding pumilio homolog 12-like isoform X1: MERRGGGGEEEKEPEWLTVQEDCLAKEDDAVHLEWIPVENHPPENHQFFDPANLSFSQGNYLPSSFKNHPIRLYQPEINPYCPANYQNTYSLNGNPSLSNTLYDPNLEAYFSRLNLDPYDQRPSSRSSNDMGFPSPQIRDDDLLRMRVESSVRGQTGLCFDHQNIIQENFLDDFGLQNFGYNYLPNGGRNRNSARNRYPSTIMPHRNQNSAQSANLNSNFGRFGVGLGADNSSFLGYSSSSSLHIDHLLKLFTLEELRGNIFLLAKDRDGSKFLWGKIKERKPKDVEMIFLEVRDRASDLMVDQIGNDFIRKFFEVCDQQQITQMLLLLVLSDENLMGVCCDLHGTRAMQKLVKQITTKEQRRLVVSAVSPFAINLTKNQYGCHVIQDCVQSFPSEDNRRIFRVVAENCVGIGMDKNGCRVLQKCLDYAQGEAKEHLMAEIAANASVLSESQYGNYVVQCILEMRIPHVTAGVLEQLAGSYVSLSMNKYGSNVVERCIKLSGEDQVAQIISEMIADPNFLGVLQDPFGNYVAQSALEKSKGSLRHSMMNLIQMHYLYLQSHPYGKRVLAMTKSRAANHRR, encoded by the exons AtggagagaagaggaggaggaggagaagaagaaaaagaacccGAATGGCTCACCGTCCAAGAAGATTGCTTAGCGAAAGAAGACGATGCCGTCCATCTTGAATGGATCCCCGTCGAAAATCATCCACCGGAAAACCACCAGTTTTTTGATCCGGCCAACTTGTCGTTCTCGCAGGGAAACTACCTTCCATCGTCGTTCAAAAACCACCCTATTCGTCTCTATCAGCCGGAAATCAATCCTTACTGTCCCGCCAATTATCAGAATACGTATTCTCTCAATGGAAACCCTAGTCTTTCCAACACCCTTTATGATCCAAATCTTGAAGCTTATTTCAGTCGTCTAAATCTGGATCCTTATGATCAGAGGCCTAGTTCTCGGTCTTCTAACGACATGGGTTTTCCTTCTCCTCAGATTAGAGATGATGATTTGCTGAGAATGAGAGTTGAATCCTCAGTACGAGGACAAACGGGTTTGTGCTTTGATCACCAAAATATCATTCAAGAGAATTTCTTGGATGATTTTGGACTCCAAAATTTTGGCTACAATTATTTGCCAAATGGAGGGCGAAATCGTAATTCAGCAAGGAACAGGTACCCATCAACAATCATGCCTCATAGGAATCAAAACAGTGCTCAATCTGCTAATTTAAATAGCAATTTTGGAAGATTCGGCGTTGGCTTAGGAGCCGATAATTCGAGTTTTTTGGGctattcttcttcctcttctttgcATATTGATCATTTGTTGAAGCTCTTCACCCTAGAAGAATTAAggggaaatatttttttgttggctAAGGATAGAGATGGGAGTAAATTTTTGTGGGGAAAGATCAAGGAGAGGAAGCCCAAAGAtgttgagatgatttttttggaagtcAGGGATCGCGCGAGCGATTTGATGGTTGACCAAATCGGGAATGATTTCATTCGGAAGTTTTTTGAAGTTTGTGATCAGCAACAGATTACCCAAATGCTTCTTCTTCTGGTCCTCAGTGATGAGAACCTCATGGGTGTGTGTTGTGATTTGCACGG AACTCGTGCTATGCAAAAATTGGTTAAACAGATCACTACAAAGGAGCAAAGACGCTTGGTTGTATCTGCTGTGTCGCCATTCGCGATAAACTTGACGAAGAACCAGTATGGTTGTCATGTGATTCAAGATTGTGTGCAATCCTTCCCTAGCGAGGATAACAGG CGTATTTTTCGAGTAGTAGCAGAAAACTGTGTTGGAATTGGGATGGATAAAAACGGGTGTCGTGTATTGCAAAAATGTCTTGATTATGCTCAAGGAGAAGCCAAGGAGCATCTCATGGCTGAAATTGCAGCAAATGCTTCAGTCCTTTCAGAAAGCCAATATGG AAACTATGTTGTGCAATGTATACTAGAAATGAGGATACCCCATGTTACGGCGGGTGTGTTGGAGCAATTGGCAGGGAGTTATGTGTCTCTTTCCATGAACAAATATGGGAGTAACGTGGTGGAGAGGTGTATAAAACTGTCAGGAGAAGATCAGGTTGCACAAATTATCAGTGAGATGATTGCGGATCCAAATTTCTTGGGTGTGCTTCAGGATCCTTTCGGAAACTATGTGGCTCAATCCGCACTAGAGAAATCGAAG